A single window of Brevundimonas vitisensis DNA harbors:
- the flbT gene encoding flagellar biosynthesis repressor FlbT: MPLKLSLKPGEKFVLNGAVVQNGDRRGVLILQNKASVLREKDIMQASEVTTPARRVYFPVMMMYLDEAMAPKVYDEFARRLTEFMSATRNPEVLSDCVAASRHVMAREYYKALMVARKLVDYEEKVGHVASGVQDSGNPG, encoded by the coding sequence ATGCCGCTGAAGCTGTCGCTGAAACCCGGCGAGAAATTCGTTCTGAACGGGGCTGTCGTTCAGAACGGCGACCGACGCGGCGTTCTGATCCTTCAGAACAAGGCCAGCGTGCTGCGCGAAAAGGACATCATGCAGGCGAGCGAGGTCACCACCCCGGCCCGCCGCGTCTATTTCCCGGTCATGATGATGTACCTGGACGAAGCCATGGCCCCAAAGGTCTATGACGAATTCGCCCGGCGGTTGACCGAATTCATGAGCGCAACCCGCAATCCCGAGGTCCTGAGCGACTGCGTCGCCGCCTCGCGCCATGTCATGGCGCGCGAATACTACAAGGCCCTGATGGTGGCCCGCAAACTGGTCGACTACGAAGAGAAGGTGGGTCATGTCGCTTCAGGCGTACAAGACAGCGGCAACCCGGGCTGA
- the flaF gene encoding flagellar biosynthesis regulator FlaF, with amino-acid sequence MSLQAYKTAATRAESPRQMEYRLFGDVTRALMHAATVDKSDIATRIDALDWNRRLWSTLATDCSDPGNALANPLRAQIISISLFVSRHSSEVMRGTEDFAPLIDINRMVMQGLAASAETA; translated from the coding sequence ATGTCGCTTCAGGCGTACAAGACAGCGGCAACCCGGGCTGAGTCCCCGCGTCAAATGGAGTATCGGCTGTTCGGCGACGTCACGCGCGCGCTGATGCATGCCGCCACCGTGGACAAGAGCGACATCGCCACACGGATCGATGCCCTGGACTGGAATCGGCGGCTGTGGTCGACCCTGGCCACGGACTGCTCCGACCCCGGCAATGCCCTGGCCAATCCGCTGCGGGCGCAGATCATTTCCATCAGCCTGTTCGTCAGCCGGCACTCGTCCGAAGTGATGCGCGGGACCGAGGATTTCGCGCCTCTGATCGACATCAACCGCATGGTGATGCAGGGGCTGGCCGCCTCGGCGGAAACGGCCTGA
- a CDS encoding flagellin, producing MSFSVNTNLGAQIALQNLNATNAELATTQSRINTGKKVANVKDNGAIWAIAQGQRADIGALGVVKQSLDRGISAVDVAIAAGETVSDLLLQLKEKALAATDESLKTASRDALNEDFKALRDQIASVTDNAEFNGVNLLVTSAPGFNALANADGSSTLTVAAEVLSLGSTNVTVAATTTIGTLTTANDALDAVEESITNVSAALARLGTKAKSLQTHNTFVGKLIDTLEAGVGNLVDADLAKESAKLQALQTKQQLGVQALGIANQTPQLVLSLFRS from the coding sequence ATGAGCTTTTCGGTGAATACGAACCTGGGTGCCCAGATTGCACTCCAGAACCTGAATGCGACCAACGCTGAACTGGCGACGACCCAAAGCCGCATCAACACCGGCAAAAAGGTCGCCAACGTCAAGGACAACGGTGCCATCTGGGCCATCGCTCAGGGGCAACGGGCCGACATCGGCGCGCTGGGCGTGGTCAAACAGTCGCTCGACCGGGGCATCTCCGCGGTCGATGTGGCAATCGCCGCGGGCGAGACGGTCTCCGACCTCTTGCTCCAGTTGAAGGAGAAGGCCCTGGCAGCGACCGATGAGTCGCTGAAGACCGCGTCCCGCGACGCGTTGAACGAGGATTTCAAGGCTCTGCGCGACCAGATCGCCAGCGTCACTGACAATGCCGAGTTCAACGGGGTCAATCTGCTGGTGACCAGTGCGCCCGGTTTCAACGCCCTGGCCAATGCGGATGGATCCTCGACCCTGACGGTGGCCGCCGAAGTGCTGTCGTTGGGTTCGACGAATGTGACGGTCGCCGCCACCACCACGATCGGTACCCTGACCACGGCCAATGACGCCCTGGACGCGGTTGAGGAGTCGATCACCAATGTCTCGGCCGCCCTGGCGCGACTGGGAACGAAAGCGAAGTCGCTGCAAACCCACAACACCTTCGTGGGCAAGTTGATCGACACGCTGGAAGCGGGTGTGGGCAATCTGGTGGACGCGGACCTGGCGAAGGAAAGTGCCAAGCTTCAGGCGCTGCAGACCAAGCAGCAACTGGGCGTGCAGGCTCTGGGTATCGCCAATCAGACGCCGCAGCTGGTGCTGTCGCTGTTCCGGAGCTGA
- a CDS encoding exopolysaccharide biosynthesis protein: MPDYNYQADTRAFSEVLQDIGTKDDSRLYLGELVNAFGERGFGALMLFFGLLSVAIGIIPGTTTILGVPLLLISLQLVIRQDQLWLPRWALSRWIERETYRRGVATVLPRVRKIERLSKPRLSIMTSEVSEVLIGLVTFVLAFILVLPIWGGNLIPAVIICTFGFGLMQRDGLAILIAWSAVALIGVAGLVAWLAWSWVSPYLLPVWEWANSLLPQTWAWLTGLFGG, translated from the coding sequence ATGCCCGATTACAACTATCAGGCCGATACCCGGGCCTTTTCCGAGGTGCTTCAGGACATCGGGACCAAGGACGATTCCCGGCTCTACCTGGGCGAGCTGGTCAATGCCTTTGGCGAGCGCGGTTTCGGCGCGCTGATGCTGTTCTTCGGCCTGCTCAGCGTGGCCATCGGCATCATCCCGGGGACAACGACGATTCTTGGCGTTCCCCTGCTGCTGATCAGCCTCCAGCTGGTGATCCGCCAGGATCAGCTTTGGCTGCCCCGATGGGCGCTCAGCCGCTGGATCGAGCGCGAGACCTATCGCCGGGGGGTCGCCACGGTTCTGCCTCGCGTCCGCAAGATCGAGCGACTGTCAAAGCCCCGTCTGTCCATCATGACCAGCGAAGTGTCAGAGGTGCTGATCGGACTGGTGACCTTCGTTCTGGCCTTCATTCTGGTGCTGCCCATCTGGGGCGGAAACCTGATCCCTGCGGTCATCATCTGCACCTTCGGCTTTGGCCTGATGCAGCGAGATGGATTGGCCATTCTCATCGCCTGGAGTGCTGTTGCCCTGATCGGTGTCGCTGGCCTGGTCGCCTGGTTGGCCTGGTCGTGGGTGTCGCCCTATCTGCTGCCGGTCTGGGAGTGGGCGAACAGCCTGCTGCCGCAGACGTGGGCGTGGCTGACGGGCCTGTTCGGCGGCTGA
- a CDS encoding isovaleryl-CoA dehydrogenase, producing the protein MSIPNAPQSMEFGLGETADAIRETTARWAADRLAPLAAEIDETNTFRRDLWPEMGDLGLHGITVEEEWGGLGLGYLEHVVAMEEVSRASASIGLSYGAHSNLCVNQIRRWGTDEQKRRYLPKLISGEHVGSLAMSEAGSGSDVISMRTHARKVGDRYVLNGTKFWITNAPSADTLVVYAKSDPEAGSKGVTAFLVEKGMKGFSVSKKLDKMGMRGSDTAELVFEDCEIPEENVMGPVGGGAGVLMSGLDYERAVLAAGPLGIMQAALDVVLPYVRERKQFGKPIGSFQLMQGKIADMYVALNSARTYVYAVAKACDAGLTTRYDAAGAILLASENAVKVSLEAVQALGGAGYTKDWPVERLVRDAKLYDIGAGTNEIRRFLIGRELLGS; encoded by the coding sequence ATGAGCATTCCCAACGCCCCCCAATCGATGGAATTCGGCCTCGGCGAGACGGCCGACGCTATCCGTGAGACCACAGCTCGCTGGGCCGCTGATCGCCTGGCACCGCTCGCGGCGGAAATTGACGAGACCAATACCTTCCGTCGGGACCTTTGGCCTGAAATGGGAGACTTGGGTCTTCACGGCATCACCGTCGAGGAAGAGTGGGGCGGCCTGGGCCTGGGCTATCTGGAACACGTCGTGGCGATGGAGGAGGTCTCGCGTGCCTCCGCCTCGATCGGCCTGTCGTATGGGGCTCACTCCAATCTTTGCGTCAACCAGATCCGCCGCTGGGGCACCGACGAACAGAAGCGTCGCTATCTGCCCAAGCTGATCTCGGGCGAGCATGTCGGCTCCCTGGCCATGTCAGAGGCTGGATCGGGGTCCGACGTCATCTCCATGCGGACCCACGCCCGCAAAGTCGGCGACCGTTATGTCCTGAACGGCACCAAATTCTGGATCACCAACGCCCCTTCGGCCGATACCCTGGTCGTCTATGCCAAGTCCGATCCAGAGGCCGGGTCCAAGGGCGTGACCGCCTTTCTGGTCGAGAAGGGCATGAAGGGATTCAGCGTGTCCAAGAAGCTGGACAAGATGGGCATGCGCGGCTCCGACACCGCCGAGCTGGTGTTCGAAGATTGCGAGATCCCCGAAGAGAACGTGATGGGCCCAGTCGGCGGCGGTGCGGGCGTGCTGATGAGCGGCCTGGACTATGAGCGCGCCGTTCTGGCCGCCGGTCCGCTGGGCATCATGCAGGCAGCGCTGGACGTGGTCCTTCCCTATGTCCGCGAGCGCAAGCAGTTCGGAAAGCCGATCGGTAGCTTCCAGCTGATGCAGGGCAAGATCGCCGACATGTATGTCGCCCTGAACAGTGCCCGAACCTATGTTTATGCGGTGGCAAAAGCCTGCGATGCCGGTCTAACCACCCGCTATGACGCCGCCGGGGCCATTCTGCTGGCCTCCGAGAATGCGGTGAAGGTGTCCCTGGAAGCCGTCCAGGCCCTGGGCGGAGCCGGCTACACCAAGGACTGGCCGGTCGAGCGCCTGGTCCGCGACGCCAAGCTGTACGACATCGGCGCGGGCACGAACGAGATCCGCCGCTTCCTGATTGGGCGAGAGTTGCTGGGCAGCTGA
- a CDS encoding lysozyme — protein MKVSREGVILIKSFEGFRPHAVRDEAGRWTIGYGHTVSAREGLSVSEADAELLLQYDLLPVVQSLNASLSAPVNQHQFDALASFAFSVGLERFQGSDVLARLNAGAAGEAADALIGWPDATPPQAAIRRRAAERALFVADPAMAVTLADLLAAPLPPPAPPEAEPDQPAAATGDAIAEPSPAETSVDTSAEPAPDARAAALATLLGEPVAPPSPDVIVPSFAAAPQPEPEPEPRSEPAVAEELAPETTASPFEVTEVVPEDTVVTSDAAAETHTPDAPTSAEDAQVAPPEAAPVAAPPHTPSFQFQRYTPYAAPMFGPLPNLSAVPVPAAATDPRQTEPLTSGEDAVAPVVSQDVAPEPETPEKAQIAPEAVPASEPTVEPQAEAVVAAPAPLVMVEAEAPPSAPEAMPAVSVEEAVQPIAVEPLAVEPLVVEPLVVEPLVVQPPEDRSNTFPVETPVFAPAPGPGFTLTPSFEDEPLQMQRPVWEPSQRAPAAAVDQDVLFEDEPALASVLRHEEPDAPRRFDWSETGAFLIMGGVGLASCAASAAAFRLAAEQPSPMGETTVIAWVLALIGIVCVGASSWNLYLRWTGPKGE, from the coding sequence ATGAAGGTCTCCCGCGAGGGGGTCATTCTGATCAAGAGCTTCGAGGGTTTTCGTCCGCACGCTGTGCGGGACGAAGCCGGGCGCTGGACGATCGGATATGGCCATACCGTCTCGGCCCGTGAGGGATTGAGCGTCAGCGAGGCCGACGCAGAGCTTCTGCTTCAATACGATCTGCTGCCGGTGGTGCAGTCGCTGAATGCCAGCCTGAGTGCTCCGGTGAACCAGCATCAGTTCGATGCCCTGGCCAGCTTTGCCTTTTCGGTTGGCCTGGAGCGGTTCCAAGGGTCGGACGTGCTGGCCCGGCTCAATGCCGGTGCGGCGGGCGAGGCCGCAGATGCCTTGATCGGCTGGCCCGATGCCACGCCTCCCCAGGCCGCCATCCGCCGCCGTGCCGCCGAGCGGGCTCTGTTCGTGGCTGATCCTGCTATGGCGGTAACGCTGGCGGACCTGCTGGCCGCGCCCCTGCCGCCGCCTGCACCGCCGGAAGCCGAACCGGATCAGCCCGCCGCTGCGACGGGCGACGCGATTGCGGAGCCTTCACCAGCCGAAACGTCGGTCGATACATCCGCCGAACCTGCGCCGGACGCGCGGGCCGCAGCCCTGGCCACTCTGCTGGGCGAGCCGGTCGCCCCGCCGTCGCCGGACGTCATTGTCCCATCCTTCGCAGCCGCGCCTCAGCCTGAGCCTGAGCCTGAGCCCAGGTCCGAGCCGGCGGTGGCGGAGGAACTGGCCCCGGAAACCACCGCATCGCCCTTCGAAGTGACAGAAGTCGTGCCCGAAGACACGGTGGTGACGAGCGACGCCGCAGCTGAGACGCACACGCCCGACGCCCCGACGTCCGCAGAAGACGCGCAGGTTGCGCCCCCAGAGGCCGCACCCGTGGCCGCCCCGCCCCATACGCCGTCCTTCCAGTTCCAGCGCTACACACCCTATGCCGCGCCCATGTTCGGGCCGCTGCCGAACCTTTCGGCTGTGCCGGTGCCCGCCGCCGCCACCGATCCGCGCCAAACGGAACCGCTGACGTCGGGCGAGGACGCTGTCGCGCCGGTTGTCAGCCAGGATGTCGCGCCTGAACCGGAAACCCCAGAGAAGGCTCAGATCGCTCCTGAAGCGGTCCCCGCATCCGAACCGACCGTTGAACCGCAGGCAGAGGCTGTCGTCGCCGCGCCGGCCCCGCTCGTCATGGTCGAAGCCGAAGCGCCTCCGAGCGCGCCGGAGGCAATGCCCGCTGTTTCGGTCGAGGAAGCCGTACAGCCGATCGCCGTCGAACCGCTGGCCGTAGAGCCCTTGGTCGTTGAGCCGCTGGTCGTTGAGCCGTTGGTTGTCCAGCCGCCCGAGGATAGGTCCAACACCTTCCCGGTCGAGACACCTGTCTTCGCCCCCGCTCCGGGACCTGGATTCACCCTGACGCCGTCGTTCGAGGATGAGCCCCTCCAGATGCAGCGGCCCGTGTGGGAGCCCAGCCAGCGCGCCCCGGCCGCCGCTGTCGATCAGGACGTGTTGTTCGAGGACGAGCCTGCCCTGGCTTCGGTGCTGCGCCACGAGGAGCCCGATGCGCCGCGTCGGTTCGACTGGAGCGAAACCGGCGCCTTTCTCATCATGGGCGGCGTGGGCCTTGCGTCCTGCGCTGCGTCGGCTGCGGCCTTCCGGCTCGCCGCAGAGCAGCCCTCCCCCATGGGTGAGACCACCGTCATCGCCTGGGTACTGGCTCTGATCGGCATCGTCTGCGTGGGTGCCTCTTCCTGGAACCTTTATCTGCGGTGGACGGGACCGAAGGGCGAATAA